One window of the Salvia miltiorrhiza cultivar Shanhuang (shh) unplaced genomic scaffold, IMPLAD_Smil_shh original_scaffold_217, whole genome shotgun sequence genome contains the following:
- the LOC131003498 gene encoding MYB-like transcription factor 4 produces MGRSPCCEKEHTNKGAWTKEEDERLIKHIKLHGEGCWRSLPKAAGLLRCGKSCRLRWINYLRPDLKRGNFTEEEDELIISLHSLLGNKWSLIAARLPGRTDNEIKNYWNTHIKRKLMSRGIDPQTHRLLNPHNQNPRIVSMHTDDAMMMRNDVGFKVIAAADRAHVLCDEQINLDLSIRPPHLY; encoded by the exons ATGGGTCGATCCCCTTGCTGTGAGAAGGAGCACACCAACAAAGGGGCTTGGACCAAAGAAGAAGATGAGCGCCTCATCAAGCATATCAAACTCCACGGTGAAGGCTGCTGGAGATCCCTTCCCAAAGCAGCTg GTTTGTTGAGATGCGGCAAAAGCTGCAGGCTTCGATGGATAAACTACCTCAGGCCTGATCTCAAGAGAGGAAATTTCACCGAGGAAGAAGACGAGCTCATCATCAGCCTTCACAGTTTGCTCGGCAACAA ATGGTCTCTTATTGCTGCCCGCTTACCCGGAAGAACGGACAACGAGATCAAGAACTATTGGAACACTCATATCAAACGAAAACTCATGAGCCGCGGCATCGACCCCCAAACCCACAGGCTCCTCAATCCCCACAACCAAAACCCTAGAATTGTGTCCATGCACACAGACGATGCCATGATGATGAGAAACGACGTCGGTTTCAAAGTTATTGCAGCTGCGGATCGTGCTCATGTTTTGtgtgatgaacaaatcaacttgGATCTTTCCATCAGACCTCCTCATCTCTACTGA